ACTGTGTTTGCCGAAAAACTCCATGAAGGGCAGTGGGTGTTGCAGCAGCACCATTGTGTCACCCTTCCCTAGTGATATTCATTGCCTTAAGCTGCACATACTCATTCTTCTGTGTATATAACCCTCGTATATAAATCCATGTTATATTCCTCTCAGCCCTAGCCAGCAGTGATGAGGCATTCTCTGTGCCTCAGTGATGTAGGCTGCTTGGTAACCTACTGTACATAAAACAAGCTTTAGTGTGGAAATCCTCTTAGGTTAAGAACAATGAAAATTCTTTTGTACATAAAGTCCTGTAATCATAGTATGGTAATGTTTAAGGTTGTATATTGAGAATAATAAACAACAGATTATTGAGTGTGACTCTTTCCTCTTATATTAGTAATATGTAGCTAAGTATGATGTATGTGTTTCTTGGCTTGGACGTAGTATTCAGTCTTCCAAATACAAACTAAATATGTTCAGTTATTTGATAATACTTCTGTTTGTAAGATTATGTGTACGATTTTGCAGTTTAGTGAACCAGAAGACCAAATGAGGTAGGGTGCAAAACTTGTGAGAGGAAGCCTTGGGCCATCTGTGGTTGGCAGAGGGATATGGCCTGACTGCTTATTCCAAAGTCAGGGAATAAAACTGCCATTATATTCCTAGCGTATAATAGGTGGCTGCAACACTCTTCTCTTATACTTCATAGTAACACAGAGAAATATGATGGCATAGTGAATTCTTCTTAAGACTTCTTTCCAGGGAACTGAATAATCCTTGGCTTGGCCAGGACAAAGTGTACAATGCTCCAGATGGCAGTAACATAATGATATGCAGGCCATAACATAAACTTTGAGTCATTGTACATCCAATTTCCATGTGGTAAGAAACcccctcaatactgggacacagttttactttgagatttgtatacaaaTTGACCATTTCATTGGCATTTGGAAGGGtgtatagaggtcaaaagaataatggctacagccttcattattttgataccccacatcagtttctgaagctgcataaaatcactaaatagtaagcagaatgaatatggaaaggcgtcatggtactgagggagttAAAAGCCATGAAGTGAAGATCCCAAAGACTCCATCTCTTCTGTATTATTCTATTCCAATGATGATCGATCTTGGCTATCCTTATTTCTAAGATATTTCAGCCTGATACATATTTGTAGTCCTGCAAGTAATATACAAAGCAAGAAGCCATGATTCCTTTAAATTTTGTCTTAAACAAATACAGTGTGGAAAAGAGTAATTGTAAACAAATGATATGAAAAATGTAGTGATCAGAAGTAGTACAGAAACCACACCCGTAAGCTAGGTATACGCATACACGaaatataatagtagtaaaagtaagagaaaaataatagtataattcAGAGCTGGGcacaactatttatttatttatttatttttttttttcaagtgcgAGGATCTGGTGTGACTGCAACTTTTGTCCCTATTTTTTGCTTCCACAGTGCGACTCATGGCTTTTACgactgcaactttttttttctccggtaAGTACACACGCGATGGCTAAATGAATAAGCTAGTGAAGAGGTGAAAACAGGAGGGCGTTGGTCTGTGGCCGAGTACAATTGAGTGTGGCGGGTGTAGCAGTTTGTAAGTGGCGCCGGGAGTCCTGCCACCTGCTGGGCGACTGCAGGTAAACAAACTGGCGTGTGGGCGAGGGTGAGTACCAGGCcgctctcctcctttatttccccaTGTGTTGGGGCGTGTGGGATCTCTTGACCGGGAATATTGATCTAGGTGGGCTTTGCGCATCTGTGAGTCGTGGAAGTGTGGAGGTAAAGTTGGCAGGAGGAGCGTGACAGGTGCAGCAGCTCCCCGCCTCACCTGGGCACCGCGCCGCACCTGCCATGGCACCACGCCTCCCGACCCCTGtgtgagagaggcaggcagtgcaggaggtgggtgggtggtggaaaGGAAGGTATGAGCCTCCAGGATAAGGGAAGTAGGCTAATAAAGCACTTAATTAGAAAGAGAAGCaatacattttcattattacgtaTGTGTGTGCAGTCACATGAAAATGATAACACAAATTTTGTCTGAATATGATCTGTGGTAAGAAATATTGATGTCCTAACTGCCCTCTATCAACACTTtcagtttcttcatcttcataacTAGCACAGTATCGAGGAACTACTTTGAGGCGCCAGGTGTTCCTTTGCGTAAGTTGCTTAGGAGTTTCTTTATGTACTACATTGGTGCTGTCAGGTTGAGTGTTACCAAATGCCAGATTTAATGAAAGTTTCACTTTCTAAGGAAAAGTGTAATTGTTTTTGTCATGATTAATGCCATAAAACTGGCTGTTTTCAAATTTGGACATGGTATCTAAGAAAATCTTAATATCTGGTATTTAAGGAGGATTATctgatgtgtttgggtgttctgTGTGTGGCCATGATATGCACCAGAGTAAACAAGCAGACAGGTTTGAGTGCACCGTAGCTTATGAGTGTTGTAGATGGTACCATCTAGTGAGTGTCAGGGATGGATGTAAATACTCTGCAACTTAAGAAGGTTTGACCTGAAATGACAAGAAGTATTAGTAATAAACTTTCATGAAAATATATTCATATTATATTTTCAAGTTTCAGTGAGAGCCTTCTGCATGTGGGCCACAGAGAAGTAACAGCTAACACAACACCGCCACAGGATTAAGTGCAGACCAAATATATTTGAGGTACCTCACCCTTAGTGGGCACAGCAGAGCACTGCTTTAGGTTGAAGTTTGTTCACTTACCTAAGTCAGTGAGGGAAGCACGGTGTCAGGGTGTACCGGCGGGGTGGTGCCGCTGCCGCCCTGGCTGTCggggaggcaagaaaactagGCCTGGGTAGTTGCTTTTATCCCATTAAGCAGCTGAGTCATGAATAGCCAGTGACTGATGAATATGTTGTATTTGAGATCACTTCCATTGGCAATGAAACGGAATTGAGGAGCATTTTTCACCTGTCTATATATAGATATTGctttattgagaaaaaaaaaaatattgagaactCATCATATACTAAATGAAGTCTGTGTGGACAACACAAGGCACCATTACACAGTGACAGGCTGTGACTCACTGGTCTTGGatgttcttgttttccattAGGCATTAAATAGCCTAGATTCCCTCTTGGTTCAGATTTTGAATACATAACCTTGATAACCagcttcttttgtgtgtgtgtgtgttagtgtgtgtaagCAAGtaagtaaaggtgtgtgtgtgtgtgtgtgtgtgtgtgtgtgtgtaaacatacatttttttctggaTAGTTGATAGTTGAAAACTTTAAAGTTGAGAAATTATCATTAAAGATTTATAGATTCAGTGTATAAATGACAGTGTGTCATTTCCTAAGTGACTCAGGATTCTTAGTTCAAAATAGATGTTTTGGGATAATGTCACTTGGAACAAAATTCTGTCTGGAATATTGAAATTCTTGAAAATCTCTCACAAAGTTTTCAGTCATCTTCAGTATACATTGCACATTGTTTCTTCTAATCACACTGGATACATGTGAGATATGGGTGCCAGACATCCTTTGCTCTCCTGCATCATTCTAAGTCATTAGAATTCTTAAGTGTTACATGATTTTGAtgtaatctgtgtgtgtttaatacaGCTGTGGTCCTTACAAATGTTGACTGATGAATAGAAAtttatatgctttttttttaatgattattcATCAAATGTTCAAAATGATGCTTGGAAATGATTGTGTCAGAAAGTCTATACATCTGAACAGGGACGGGGTTGAACTGTTGGATGGTTGTGAATGTGTTCAGTATTGTGTTTCCTTTTGGCATTTTGATGCCTTATTATCCTGATGGAGATTTGGTATCCTCTGCTTCTTATCCTCTAAGCTTTGGCATTCATACAGTAGGGATTAAGATGGCCAGGGagaggatgtgaaaaaaaaaaaattttatgcTTCAGCTTGACCTCATGAACTCATTCATATCTCCTGAGCTTGTTTTAGTACAAATTCACTTCCAGCTTAGCAATTGGCTTTTCTTGTTCTGTAACATTTTCAACATCCACACATGTATTGAATACACAGTAGTAGTGCTTGCACAATATTACTGTAAATATCAGCAAAGATCAATCTCATTGTGTTTAAATTCactgaatatgaaagaaaatatcaaatattATGGGCTGTAATGTGATTAAATTATAATTCTTTACTTTTTGATTATATTAATTCAGTAATTTTTAACAACACTTTTGCATTGAAGCCTTTGAATAATGCCTTGTTTATGCTCTTTCTTTGTGAGCTTGCTTCCACTTTCTTGTGAGTCTTGGCAATGAGGAAACAAGGAGCTCAGCTGAGCCACCAGACATCACAGGTGAGGCTTGAGGTAGTtcacatctccctccctcctgtaatGTGAGTGTCCTATGTGGAAAGTGATATAATTTGCCCTTTAAGAACATCAGTGTACTGTATATAGTGCTAAAGCAATTCACAGGAGAAGAATGGAATTGGCTTACTCTTATTGGCTAAAAGAGGATTGCTGAGGATCAATTTGACATGGCCACACCTTTGAGGCAGTTGTTGAAAGGAACAGGGCATTACAGAACATAGTGTAACTATGATAACTTTATGAACTAGTTCTCATCAAATGCCATTTCTTATTGGCTATGTAAACCTCTGCAGTGACATGTTGTGGAAGAGTTAGAGCTTTTTGGTTCCTCATTGCAAATTTATTGAATTCATGATTTGTATTCTatgatacatttttctttttatgtgtttctttttgtatgaTGTTTTGACATCTTACTTAACATTCAGATGGACAAAATGAAGACcaaagtgtcttttttttatttcattttttttaagctttgCAAAATTTTAATCTTATTCCTCATCACTGTATGAAGGAAGCACCTCAAGCTGTCTCTCCACCAGCACTGTCACTCCTCCAGCAAGAAGTGTGATGTGCCCTGCATTATGAAGCATGGAGATCTTAGCCTCTTCACTAACCTGAttgttttactcttttcttaatgtttatcctttacattgaaaaaatatatatgtattatttttatcttctaaatacaaaaaattaaGTTTCATGATTTTAATGATACATTTCACATTTTCACTGACCGTCAAGCAAGCATGACATCCAAACAACACATCCGTCTAATTTCAGATTGCCGCTGTGTGAAGCGTGTTTCAGGTTTCGTCAGATGGCTTCTGTGGAGGACCAGTATCAGAAGGCGTGGCAGCTGTGTCAGGAGGAGAGTCAGAATGACCCTGACAGTGAACCCTACAAGTCCAAGTATGCTGCTCGTGAAATATTTGAGGAGCTAAAATCTCGCCTCAGTAAACAGttggatgaggatgatgtgGATGATGAGAGCAGCAGCTTTTCTGAGGAGGGTGTGGATGGTGTAGGCCTCACCCGTGCCCGCATGGCCGCTGTCATGTACCATCTTGGGGTCATTGCCGTGGAGACTGAGGAATTCTCAACAGGGGAGGAATACCTGAACAATTCACTCATTATTGTTGGAGATGAGGGTGGCATCAGTGCAGGAGTGTCCTCAGCTGAAGTTGAGGAAGCACAGGTAGTGACAGCAGCACTCTTAGGTGATTCTGACAGCCTCCTCTCTGACAGCAGCAAGACAGCTTCCATCAGCCCCATTGCCATTTCCCCCACAACCATTGCTCTCACCATAAGCTGCCACAATCAGCTGGGTATCTTGTGGTCCAACCGTGGCCTTTATTCCACTGCCAGGCATCACCTTGATCGTGCTGATGCCCTCTACATTGAGTACCAGCAGAAGAGTTCCAAGCTGCCACGCTCCATACACAGCCTCTTCTCTACGTGCAGTGAGAAGGGGGCAGAGGACAAAAGTGGGGTTCCTGCTCTTGAAAAACTTCACACCCTCACCTATTACTACTTAGCACAGGTGTGTTTCCTGTGTTCTCTCTTAGTTTTCATCattgatgtgattttttttttttttttttccgtgcatTCCATTTCAGTTTGGTGTAAGTGATCATATATTCCATGACTATGTACATCAGCACAGTAATATCTTGTGATATGAGCTACTTGAGATGCGagttttttgagatacaagccacgatttacttcatcttttgttttgagatatgagcaaaATGTTGTTATATGAGTTGTGCTGTGGGATGCTGCCGCTAGTTGGCACATTGGTCCCACAGATCTCATGCATTGTgattattctttcatcattttcacactttAATTAGGAGAATACTAAatagaatttctctctctctctctctctctctctctctctctctctctctctctctctctcgtttgcgtACTCAAAGTCTTATTTATTCTATGAATGTCATCTGTGATTAATAGAGCAGTTTATCTcctgtgggtggctatattgGTACACTTGATCAACAGTCCCAAGTGAAGGGGGGGGGAAATGTGGCAAGGTAATGTtgagataaatatactttatacaagtagtttatctatttatattctcttttgtcatgttttattatgtttttatacaATACTTGTTATTTGTAAATATcttaagaatgaataaaagaaactgGGATGCTCTTTATGGTGAGgctggaacagattaatggcatttcagtgGAGAACatttttttgagatacgagctccATCATGGAGCAAATTAAACTcttatctcaaggtaccactgtatttcatttcttttcttgtgtgttgaATAGTTGAACCGGTAGTGCAGCACATGCCATGTGGATGTTATGTTATAGATCACCTTCAGGTATATGGACACCTTGGAGCACCAGACAGGTCAGCCTGGTACTGCCACTCCACACTGCAGCGTCAGCTGGCCAGCAAGGACTATGATCCTCTTGAGTGGTCCATCAATGCTGCCACATTGTCTCAGTTCTaccagggaaaggaaaaattcaGGTAATTAAAATTTGTTTATTGtaaaagatatatatagaaTCTTAATCACTAATTCCCAAGCAGCCACTGCCAGTTATCATCACTGATCCAGGGAGGACTATGCCAGTCATCCTTCGCCCTTTTTCATGTACATATCTAGTTGCTTTTCCTGACATGCCCAAATGTGGAAACTTTCCATGTCTTTGTCCAAGTTCATTTACATTGTCATAATGCATCCTCTGTGATGTCCCAAGATAAACAATTGACATAAAAGGTAATTAGAAGGGATAGAGCAAGATGACTGGTAGCTGGAACAGTGTCAAGGTGCACTGATCCACAGGCAGATGTGATGAACTACCTGAATTCCTCAAAGGCTTGGAGATGAGGTACTGCATTTTGTGTGACTTTGTGGTGCATGTCCAGTGTGAAGAACAGTAGACCTGCTGCAGTATTTTTGTGTTAAATGCGTGCTGAGGGTGGTGCCACTGATCCCAGGCTGTGTTGGCCATGGGGATGAACCAGGCACTCTGGAAGATCacaagagaagatgagaggtgagaaataagatgaagatgaaaagaaataggggTGTTTGATGGTGGCAAGTGTGTTGAAACTCACCTGCCTACTTAAATATCTACTGGTCTAACAATATTCAGAAATtagtgtttgaaaaaaaaaaaaaactattttcatGGACAGGTCCTGTGACAGAATTGTAAGATGTAGCCCAGCTGTGAGGGACATCCACAAGGAACATCCCCTTTCTTTAGAGGTCAAAACCAGAAATAATTTCAGTCAGtggttattttctcctttctccttttccttcatttggaTAACTCAGGATATGCTGCTCTAAAGCAGAATAGTAGGTATGTATCCCATATCTAACCAAGTGTCCAATTTCCCCATATATCTCGGAGAACAATCCAAAATATCACCTGTCTATCCAAGTGCTCAAGTGTCCAACTTCCCCCATATATCTTGGTTGTCAATCTGAGATATCCAACACTTTTATACCTGAGGCCATGAAAGTGTCTGACTCATCCAAAATCTAAGATATTCATCTTCAACGTAGGATtgactcattattattattattattattattattattattattattattattattattatcattgttattattattattgctgttattattattttattatcatttgtctTATTTTACATTTAAGGATTGATGTTCTAGGTTACTGAGATAttgcaacaattttttttttttttttttttctgattgaaaattttcagtttcttttcttttcactggtGATGACAGAGTGGCCCGTCACTTACTGGCCTCGGCATCCAAGGTGTTGGCTGGCCATGAGGCTGAGATGAACACAGCAGAGGCAGAGTCAGAGGATGCTGCACACAAGTGAGTGGATCATGTTCTTAAGGCGTGATTGATAGCAATGAGGTCTTTCATGCAGTTATTTCTTCTATATGAAGCATCCAATTTAAGACACTCATGCCACATTATCCATGAAAATTCTGTTGAAATTTAATGcaatatttatttgtctatagtCTGTATATCATTAGAATTGAGAAGACTAAAAGATGCCAAGGACTGTTTGGGAAAAGATGTCTCGAAATTTCTCTATTAAAGTATTTTACAGAAAAGTATTTGGTAGGAATATGATCCCAGAGTCAGGAAAGTAAATTATGTATGTAGTACATGCCAACCTTACCCAGAatgcacttatttttttttacaggcaGGAAAAGTATAACCAGTGCAAAGCTGACGTAGCAAGGTGTTGGGGCCGGTACTGTCTGGTGCTGATGCAAGTGTCCTGTGACAGAGTGCTGCCAGATGACTCAACACAGCAGGCAGCAAGTCAGGACCAGCAGGAAGAAGGTGACTCATTAGATACGCAGGTAATAATTTGTAGTCATGTATAGTGTTTGAATAGTATAGTTACACATTACCATTGAAATGATTTTAAGCATTCAAACTATCCCTTGGAATAAAAGTTTAGTTGGTGCATTATGGAACAACAAAATATCTTCAATATGGCTCTTGGAGCTGTAGAACCATTCCTGAGACAATATGTTTTagggaaattaaaataaaactaTTGTAAGTCATGTGTAATTCTTCCCATAAACAGCTTGAGTTCCTTCAGCTGGAAGTTAGTGACTTGGAATCTGAAGTGTCAGGAACTACTGTGCAAGAATTTGACGAGGCTCGCCAGCTATTCCTGGCAGGGCTGAGGTGGCTGACTGAAGCTCGCCAGCACTACACTCTGGAGGACCATGCCAGTGACCACGTCAGCATTACTCAGGAGATGAGTCACTTGTATAAAGCTCTTGCCTTTTTTGAGCCTTCAGAAGAACGGTAATCATTTAGTGAAGTTAATTTATctcatttgtttatatatttgggCTAGGATAATTAATTTGAAATTAgttaagtagaaaaaaacatttttagtttcatagaataaagatcaaaatGGAAAATATTCTTGTGAGTTTTATGTAAAACTAAGATGTGTATTCACATTGAAAATCACTTCATTTAGAATTTATTTATGACGCAGCCGATGTAAGATGCACAAACGCAGGGTGGACCTGTTGACTGTTCTCATCAAAGAACTGAACCCACAATACTACCTTCATGTGAGTATTTCCTATTGCAAAGATGATTATAGCAAATGTGTTAAACCAGTTATAGTTGCTTCCTATATTAGTTCCAAATGTCTAAGTGTGAATGAATTAAGGATGTGCTCATTGTGTAGTGTGAATGTGAATGAAAACATTTCAGGTGTGTCGTCAAATTTATTATGAATTGGCGGAGACATATTCTGCCATGATGGACAACAAGTTGACTCTGTTAGAGGGTGAGCAGTCCAGACCTACCTCCCAGCAGACCAAGAAGATTAACACACTTGCCACCTCCAGCATACAACACTTCCTCCACTACCTCGATTCCCTCAAGGACAAAACGTAAGTGgtgcattttgtattttttaaatGACATTAGTAAttagtttgttttattaatgTAACATGAATACAAAAATCTGTGAGACCAGATTTGTAGGAGACTTTGTATAGTTGTTTCTTGGTATTGATATACAGATCTAGAGATATGCAGAGCAGGTGCAATGGAACCTCAGTTACCTAATATctctcctttaaa
This genomic interval from Portunus trituberculatus isolate SZX2019 chromosome 35, ASM1759143v1, whole genome shotgun sequence contains the following:
- the LOC123512972 gene encoding KIF-binding protein-like; amino-acid sequence: MASVEDQYQKAWQLCQEESQNDPDSEPYKSKYAAREIFEELKSRLSKQLDEDDVDDESSSFSEEGVDGVGLTRARMAAVMYHLGVIAVETEEFSTGEEYLNNSLIIVGDEGGISAGVSSAEVEEAQVVTAALLGDSDSLLSDSSKTASISPIAISPTTIALTISCHNQLGILWSNRGLYSTARHHLDRADALYIEYQQKSSKLPRSIHSLFSTCSEKGAEDKSGVPALEKLHTLTYYYLAQVYGHLGAPDRSAWYCHSTLQRQLASKDYDPLEWSINAATLSQFYQGKEKFRVARHLLASASKVLAGHEAEMNTAEAESEDAAHKQEKYNQCKADVARCWGRYCLVLMQVSCDRVLPDDSTQQAASQDQQEEGDSLDTQLEFLQLEVSDLESEVSGTTVQEFDEARQLFLAGLRWLTEARQHYTLEDHASDHVSITQEMSHLYKALAFFEPSEERRCKMHKRRVDLLTVLIKELNPQYYLHVCRQIYYELAETYSAMMDNKLTLLEGEQSRPTSQQTKKINTLATSSIQHFLHYLDSLKDKTTGEQPTTYPEDALRPALVAWFHLGRLWSKLITSESVTKMQNLIQSLQNYKRIVEYCDRHPESQSVMAQELAISREMVQLLPLKVEQYRAMIH